The Manis pentadactyla isolate mManPen7 chromosome 12, mManPen7.hap1, whole genome shotgun sequence genome contains the following window.
gccttgcctgggagcccgagcatgtgcccagcgACCTCCATGGCAGCCAGCCTTCATCCACCCTGGgacccacggtggcagagctggaaggtgaggggctgcagccaggggaccatctagggtgggcttcccagactggggttcccttcaaggcagtgaggGCTTTTCTGTCATTGTACGGTGCAGGGAATCAGCCCTggggtgaccctttctctgtgtcctgctccagacccacggcagaggcggctggctccagagacaaagGGAAGGCCGGCTTCGTGGCTACAGCTAGTCCAGGCGCTCCTTCAGACCCCTGTGCGGGAGCtacggccggtgtcacctgcctcagcccctgcagagctggAGGACATCCCAGCAGAGGCCTCAGCTCCGAGGCAAGGACCCAAGCTGGAGCCCCAGGAGCCCTCAGGCATGGGGCCCAGAGCAAGTGCTATAATGGTACCAGGCCTTGCAGAGCCAGAGCCATGTTCAGACCCCATGAGTCCCTGGGAtatcccaggagtggtctcagcCCCGGTGCCAGGCCCCGAGCTAGAGCCCCATGAACCCCCGGGCCTGGGTCCCGTGGCAcctgcaggaatggcacagggcctggcagagccagAGGCGGACCCGGAGCCCACCATCGCCTGTGTCGCGATCACCCGGGACGTGCCAAGGACGAAGGAGCGGTCCATCCTGCAGTTCCCCGCCCacctggtggccgagcagctgaccctgatgTGTGCGGTGAGTGGAGCAGGCTCTCAGGGTTGggggtgggccttccctgtgtcacgggtTGCCCCAGACCTGCTGTCCCCTGATGTAgactcctgtgatctgggcccacgtcccagcttccccTCGGAGTtaccatgtgccctgagagactctcctcacccccaagccaTCCCTGACCATGGCACTTAGGGAAccttgcagaccaatgaggaGGAGCGGACGGAAAGGGGGCAGGGCCtggtgggctgggaggggcagggcaggggaggggtgctcagggaggtgctgccagggccttaggtcctcGGGCCATTGGCCTgcaggcctccacagcctccgcacttcagaggcccctgccatggacctgacggtgtgggagacacagacaccaacaaaggccctgggtggaggtGTTTTgggggaaactgcacctgagtggggagtGGAACCCACGGAGTgggagaatgggaggcagatgccccaggatggGCAGGTGTGAGCTGCCtggtgctgcagggaggaggtgagtgagggtgcctgcgagcagagcccctccgttccccaccactgtggggtcctgtgcatccggtcctgggcgcctcagtggatgTGGTCTGAAGCCTGGATGACCACAAGGCCCACAGCATgtccccagctgcctgggccccagctctgaccagtgaccctgcctgggaacaggggcaccaggggcacagctgggtgACACCCCTTGTCATCCCCAGGAGCTGTACAGCAGGATTGAATACGGCGAATGCAAGGCCTACTTAGACAGCCAGCCACTGATGGAAGGCACTGAGCTCCTGGCCCCCAACGTGCAAATGGTCATCAGGCAATTCGATGCCATGGTTAGCTTGGTCATCTCCTCCTGCCTCGGGACCGTGACCAtgacggcccaggacagggcccaagTGGTGCAGTTCTGGATCCGGGTGGCTGAGGTGTGTCATGGGATGGCCCCTGGGATCCCTCCTTTGCCAGCTCTCAGGATGGTTGTCTGCGGTCTGCCCTGAATGGTCACTGAGCCCCTCGTGCCAGGGGCATGAGGATGTGGACTCGCAGGCTCCGGGGGTGttacagccatccctggccccttccttgggttgagctacagtcctccacccaggagggctgctcagcaggtaccaggtgtgctgggctccctgggtgtctgtctccttaaggacaggagttcatggggggacagagcagagaagcaggccaggctctcagctctgtcttccctcccaggagtgtctGGCCCTCAAGAATTTCGCTGCCCTCTGTGCCATTCTCTTGGCCCTGCGGAGCCGTCCCATAGGTCGTCTGGAGAGCACCTGGGGACgtgtttcctggtgggtagtcctgtccctgggaccggggcacctgagtggacagggacacccctacatcttgcagtgtccctcagtgggctgggacttcctgggaggcggcagagccAGGGGCAGGGATGGCAGGCTCTTGGGGTCCTCTGTGGGTTAGGCCAGGGGTACACCTGCAGGAATCAGTTTCctgcaatgtcaggtgtgggttgaagcccattggagatcttgagcttgtgctctgcagcaggaggtctctgccccaaggatagcgacctggcccaaagcagattcgccccggggagaactgggaatggaggccctggGTGGAAACATGCAATGCCCTACCCCGGCCCCGGATTCTCCAGGGCGCAGGGCTGTGGtggaaagcctcatgcaggctaGTGGATCTCCTGGATGCCCCAGGAAAAGGGGCCTGCCCCCAaactctccacctgctggccatgtttctccctcctcctctcccctccccttaggaAGAGCTCCCGGACctacaaaaaacttaaaaagagggACGAAGAGGCTAACAGAGAGTGGCTCCTCAAGGTAAACGGAAGCCAGAGGACTGGAAGGgggggtccttggggcaagtcctctgccgtGCTGTAGCACAGCTTTGGGGCAGACTTGAGGTGTGCGGGGTGAAAGGGGGAAGCTGATGGGGAAAGTAGGGTCCCCCAGGCCCCTGAGGGCCtcgtctgtctctctccctggaTCCACTTGACTGTgggcctggcatccagtgaggcCCCACAGGACAGGCTCCAGtcggggctggggctggtgtggggtcggcagcaggggtggggcctgtggCTGAGTAAGGTCGGCTTCTCCCCTGGGTCCCCTGAGCCTGTCACTGCCCCCTCTgggcctcgggctcctcatgtTGACATGGACAGTTGCCATCACCCTGGGGTGCAGGCATCCctggtgagcagggtccagggagcacaatACAGGCTTTAGCTTTGTGGCCCCCCCACCCgagtcatgtgaggggagccgtgctgatagacaggtgacagtgagtcctcagggcaccctgggaagcagagggacctcccctgacaCTCTCAGGGCAGCGGCCGAGGCCCAAGGGCCcccatgagtatgagtgtgtcctGGAGCTGAGGTCGCTCTAGGGTGAGAGCCTGCTGGAAGTGGGGACAGCATGGGTGCCAGGAGGCTCGGGCAAGGCAGCCATCCACCACAgtctggttgtgggaggccacgtgggaggggagcatgagcacctgagtgtcctggTCCTTGCAGGAGGTGAGGGCCCTCATGAAGCAACAGCTGTGGGCCCCCAGGGGATGCCAGCATAGGAAGAAGCAGGTGAGAGTGGCATGGCGCGGGTCACGGGCGGTGGGGGCGACCCTGTACCTGCccctggtgccaccagccctgagctgccggcactggggtgaccaggaggagggcgagagcagctgggtacagggggaagttggaggacaggtgtagggaccacaggtcctgggattgggcaaaagccagccctgggagggacgAAAAGGGGAGCTCAGGGTGAAGGGAgtggagggaggcagcacagggtgacccaagggagctgggggctgcgggtgtggggttcaggggaggctctgtgggcgcccctgggcaggtggggactcatcacctccccaccccggtggcacagggcatggtccCATTCCTTGGATTGTTTCTACGTGACGTGCCTGTCAACCAACTCCCGGAAAATAACGACGTGAGTGACCCAGCAGGGAAcaggggggcaggatggtgagaTTTAGAGAGGAGAGAGCCCCCAGTGAGCCCGGACCTCTCAGCACCGGGCCTCCCCCCCTCCTGATTCCCCCATCCACCCCAGGagctgggcttcttggagaggagtgCCAGAAGGACGGGCTTAAGCCCCGGTCCTGGCACCAGGgtaggtggggctgagggctccagggggcagcctctgggcaggactggtctccccctcaggccctgcccagggggagggatgttgctccttcagggcaggaagcacatcagggggctggcagtgccttcctaCCTGAGGCCCCAGTCTCCCTGTCTGCCATCACACAGTTGCGTGGGAAgcttggcctcagctccccagtgcaGTCCCCGCTTCTCTGTAGCCCCGATCCCGGGCCAGGTccaggtgctgtttctgggcaggcctgccccttggagggccgTGGAGGTCCTCCAACTTGAGAAAGGGTAGGGACGTTCCGGCCTcattctgggctcagggggctgtttctgatgcactttggttgccttcctgccttccagggTTACGGGATGAGACAGAGACAGTTGAGCACCCAGTCATGGAAGGTGAGGGATGGAGtcaagaccccctgggcaggaccctgTCTGGCCCATCCCCTGGGTCTAACGTGTCTTGAGAGTGTTAAGACACAAAGAGCTGAGGATACTAAAGGTTTTGTCAGGTGGGGGGTGGCACCAAGGcctccttcctggaggaggagctggagacccaacagtgggaataggcagggctggatggcattggagggaaggcgggttcccgtgtgagcaaagatccgggaccatcccagtgccccactcctcacaccctcttgtctgcatcctgtccttcctctgccccaggacACTTTCATCCTACAAGAGATGATGATCTACAAGTACGCGGCCGGGCTGTATGACCTGGAGCCCGAGGAGCGCTTCATCTCATTTCTCCAGGCCGTGGAGCCCCTGGACgaagagcagaggtgaggccccCCCACCCTAGTgaggcgtgggctgcagctgccggcaggctctgggggaagggccccctgacgtgtggctccaggggctcacaggtgtccctctgtcctgcagctacagcctgtcctgccagctggagcccccaggccagggcgCCGGCAGAAAGGGACTGTTGCAGTTCTTCAGGCCCCACAAGATGTAAACTTACCGgccggccagggccaggtgagtttctgggttGGGGCGATCGGCAGGGGGTGGGCTGCtcctcagcctcagggaagcttcgggccatgctgggtgtgggggcgtcctaaagaccggtggggctggggtcccagctccaaggccgaccagtcctgtcagactgaagggtggttccccgcCCCCTccgggacccagcctcctcctctgtgagtaggtgatgcTCAGGAGCCTTCCCGTGACAGGGACGCCCCCGGGTGCTGGTGACTGACCGGACCCTCCGCACAGGGTccagagcccagagggcagtggggacggggtggaagcaggataatggggggaacccgggataacctgcctcttctgctcACCCacgtggccctgtagctgctgtcatcgggccctcggccctgctggtgtcctggctgcatgaGGAGGAGAGCTTCTTCCCATTCGAGCAGGTGGCacctggcgccccaggaccccagtctgcttgctgctcctcctcctcccgctgctcatcctgagcctctgctggggcaggtgctctggcacctcctccatCGGCAGACTCGGGCAGCTCCTGAGGCTGCCGCTGTATCCTCAAGGGCCTGTACGTAGCTGCGGCCAACCTGGCCCCCTTCGTGCTGTGTCgtcccctctgctcgtggcccgctGGACAGAGGTGAGCCACCCCACCGTGTGGAGGATGTTCCCCTTCATGTAGGTGGCCTCCCGCCGTGACACCAACTCCTGCCTGGGCGCTGTCAGCCACCGAGTCGTAGCCACAGGGTTCCAGGAAGAGATGGGGGCCGTCCTCACCAGGCCCGGCCTTTCCCGGGATGGACACAGAGACTGCGCAGTGCTGCATGGGACCACCGTCCCCGTGGGTACCCAGTGGAAGCATCCGAGGCTGCAGGGGTGGCTGGCCGTAGCAGGGCCCCGGGACATGCTCCCAGCAGAGCCCTTATGCAACTCCCTCCCCTCATCCCTGAGAAATAGCCTCCCCAGGTGCAGTGTGGTCTGGGTGTTGTGTCTGAGGTTTATGGTTCCTGGGGGTTGGGGTCATCCCTGTGCAGAATGTAATAAATGATGAACGGTTTGCCACGACACTGCTCTTacttctcaaagctctgcccctcctgcagacatcgtgtgccccagcccaccccatccccagcccTCAAACTCTATGACGCAGGGGGGCCCTGACCTCTGCCAGGTTgtcctccatcctctgtcctcccccTGTAAAGTGCTCAGGAAGAGCGGGGCGCTCTAAGCCCCAGGCTGGCACACCTTGGCAACactggggagggctgttcaaacagaaactgaacCTTATTTCCTGTCACCTATAGATTATGATCAGACACCGAAACTTGCTGATTAGAAGCCCCAGGGTGTCTCCTCACGTCTTGAATACCACTGCAGACATACCCACATAGATCCCACGGCTGCAGGGCACcagtctagcactgtcccatttaATGAGACACAGCTGCTCCACACATTCCAGAAAACTCCTTTTCAAAAAACGctgaacttggtctctcaaagcacctccaagaggtgcacTCCTTCCATTGGGGGGCTTTCTGTGAGCCCAATTTCTTCACGCTTCACACCTCAGAGCACCCCCCAAAGCTCCCAGGTCCCCAGTCctcccccatggtgcccctcagccaTCCATCCCCACGCCAGGCTGCTGAGTGGCCTGACGTCTGTGACAAAAGGCTCgggaggctgagcagaggcaCTTGGCTCTGTTCTCCCCATTACACTCCCCCAGGGCTCTCGGGATGTgttcaccctcccaggaggggaggcctggcctggaggggagttccaggatcagcacaaacacTCCCTTgcaggggctccaggctggagAGAGTCTACAGGTCTTACGATGCAGGTGGAGCCCCAGACTGGGAATAGGGAAGCAAGGaattcatgctgtgtggcaggtcaagtacaagcctctagaactccctctaaaGTATATATTCCAGGAGAGACTACAGACTGATGTCGccaccaaggatttgaaagatgtaggggttgtgatttccacatacccttattcAAGTCACTCGTTTGGCCCACTGAGAAAACAgatgaatcttggagatgacagtgcatGATTGTGGCTTCCATCCTACACTAGATCCGGATACAAAAGCACTTGGCTGCGCTGTGCGACTGGGAGCCCAAGGAGCACTTCATGTCGTTTTTCCAGGCcatggagcccctggatgaggaggagAGGTGAGGCCCAGCAGGTGTGCTGTGTGGGCTACAGCAACTGGTGATGGAGGTTGGATTTGAGCCCCTGGTGGTCTGTCTCTAGGACAAGCACATTTCATTCCCAGAAAGTATATCGGGGTAAGGGGGAGACCTCCCTGAATGGCCACAGCGGCTGTcctagcttttctttctttctttttgttttggatCTGAAATCATACCTTTTATTTACTCAGAGAGTGAGTGGTGTTGGTTCCCTATGTCTCAGTTCTCCACAGGGTAATGCAGTGAGAGGCAAAAATACCCTATGTGCACACTGGAGTTTGCACCACAAGGAAGGAATTCTGAAATCATGAAACTTGGAGCTTACACTGATAGCTGGCACTTTGGTCCATTTGCATTTCTGGAGATGGAAATAGAGATGTTTGCTCCGGAATGTAAACAGATCCTCACtctggaaaagaaggaaaggtcTCCTCTATTTCTTAAATACCCTGGAGTGTAAACATAAGGCTCTGGGGAGAGAGGAAACTTTCTATCTGTCTCGTGGGCTCCGTCTTTTGGATCCTTATGCAGTCATATTTAACCCAGATACCAAAGCTGTTTGCTCAGAAAGTCCTGACCATGCAGAAATGTAAGAATATTCATGAAGCATTGTTTCCTGACAAGTATATGTTCTGCAGTGAGCATCTATGAGATGGGAAATGTGATTCTGCAGTTATGTCATTAGTTTCGTTTCTTCATGCATTGGGCGGCTCCAGCTAAGGGTGATTTTGGTGTTTAAAGATGAGCAAACCAGCTGCTTCCTCAGGTACTTAACTGAGGAAACAGTGCTCTACTGCGGTTACATAAGGAAACCCTGCGAGGTTTATTAAGATGCACGTAGGTCTCTTTTTCCTAAGAAATTTGAAGTGTAATTTtgtcaattaaaaccacaatgatatatcacttcacaccagttaggatggccaacacccaaaagataaacaacaacaaatgttggtgaggatgtggagaaaggggatccctcctacactgttggtgggaatgtaaattagttcaaccactgtggaaagcaatatggaggttcctcaaaaaactaaaaatagaaataccatttgacccaggaattgtactcctaggaatttactgtaagaatgcagcagcccagattgagaaagacatatgcacccctatgtttgtcacagcatTATCTTTGAGCATATTAAAAATGGTGCTCTGTTGATATAGCTAccatatgcatatatgtttagacaTCACCTGTCAGCCTTTTTCTTGCTTATTTAGCCTCTGATTTCCCTGAAGTCTTATGTTAATTCTGGTTTTTCGATCATACTGTAACCCCTTATGGTTTACAGTGTAAATATTGTGCTTAGGGAATGTTAACTGCATGTGTGGATTGCTGTCCTTCATCAGCGGGGAGCATGCTGTGTATTTTCACCTGTGGTATCAATTCCTTACCCCGCATTCCCTCTGCTGCTCTTTCAGTCACATCCCACTTCTCCTTCCACTCTGTCCTGACATCTCCAGTATTGTTCACACAGCGCTTTTGTTGAGATATTGGTTCTTCAACTGTCTTGCCATTCAGGAATCCAGCCTTTGCTGGGATCAATCACTTCTTAAATTAACTTCTTAATTTAAGTTCTAacataaacacaaaacacagcCTTAAtttggaacacagcagagctctttcacaatgaggagaaaaaaatttccttcctcatacagagaaacacagagaggagaaaatgaCAACCTGGATCACACTAAGATATATTATGAGCTGGTTTTTATCAAAGTTCACCAGTGAGACAGAGGAATGGAAAGCCTGAGTGGGAGAGACTCAAATTACCTGCATCTGGTAAAGGACATCAAGCCAAATTAGGTAAATAATTTCATCCAATAAAACAAAGTACTGAAAGCCCACTAGAAAAATATGACCAAAGCTAGAATAGACATTAGATAAAAGAGGATAAGCAAATAactaaagtgtttttaaaaagctttctaccctgtttaatttcagggaaatgctaataaaaGTTGCAATGAGCTGTTTTAAGACAGAAATCAGGTTAGATGAATCAAAAAATACCAGGAATACCACATGCTCCCCAGGTTCTGGAACAATCAGATCATTCATGTAGGGCTAGTGAGAATTTAAATTGGTAGAActtctttggaaaacagccaGCATCTACTAAGGCTGTATGCACGCCTACCGTGGTCCCTGCACACAAACATCCCCAATATTGCGTACCTGTTTGGTCCCAACAACCAGAGTCAAAATCACTGTTCTAGAAACTAACCAAATGCTCATGAATAGGGAATGGATATACACAGCGCTCTCTGCAGCCCCTGGGACCCCACACAGCAATCAGAATTTACAAATAATTACTGACAGAGGAAGAATCTCCCACatcaattgttgagacacagacAGATGCAGACACAGCCCAAGGATGTACAAGGATTCTGATTTTTCTACATCCCTGCCAACACTTCTTTTTgtaatagccattctaaatgAGGAGTGAttatattttggttttgatttacagttctctgattattagtaatGTTGAACTTCTCTTCATGTGAATCccatttctctgtttttaaagAAGTATCTATTCAAGTTCTTGGCTCATGTtccaattcttttccctcctgagTTGTAGAAATTACTTAcatatttttggatattaaccccttaccagatacacGATTTTCAGGTATTTTCCCCAAGCTGTACGTTGCTTttccatttgattatttcttttgcagtacagagctttttaattttatgcagcccctcatttgtttttgtttgttacttGCACTTTGGAGCATCTGACCTAAAGTGATCAGCAGATTCAATATTGTCCCCATAAATACCACaatgattatttttcaaaaatatttttttaaaaactaagattcagatggaaccacaaaagacccagaagagctaaacaatcttgagaaagaagaaaatgggaagaacCACACTTCCTGACTACAAACTATATTACAAGTTATAGTAATTAAATCAGTATGGTCCTGGCATAATGATGCACATGTAACTCAACAGAATAgaagagagagagcccagaaagaaacacGTACAATCAACTACTAAGGAACCAAGTGTAAAtaggaatggggaaaggatagaatCTTTGACAAATTATGCTGGGAAAACTGCATAAACCCGTTAAAGAGCTCTCCTGCTAGCTTATGCTCTCTCCTcgccctctcccctccaccccccacccccccacacacaaacacacacacacacacacacatacaatcatTAAATACCAGTGATCTTTTGCCATAACCTGGATGTATTAAATCCTGTATTTGCAGATACCCTGAAGTTTTAAGTGGAGTGTTTCCAGCAGGCAAGTAGAGGGCCAAAGGAGATGGGATATGGAAACCTCAAGCTGGTCAGTGGAACGGGAAGCTGGGTCACCTCAGGGCTGTGCAGTTCTGGCAGGTGAGGTTTAGAGAGCCGTGACTGGgtcctggccagggctggggacagaCATCCCTGTCCCTGTATCCAGGAGCCCCAGCCCAACCCAGCTGAGATCAGAAGGGCAGCCACACAGGCCCCCCCAGAagccaggcaggagagagagaacagcCTAGACTGAAGTCCAGCTCTTCCACCGAGCATGGGGGAGCCGTAAGGCAAGCAGAGACTACACAGCAGTGGGGGTGGGCCAAGTCCCCACCCAAttcagggagagggagaagtgggTTTGCTTTGTTACACTCTACGGGTTACATCCAGGTTATTTAGTAAACCGGGAAGAGAATTACAAtagcattttcctttcttttaaagccTCTGAAAACATCTTGTCAGAGAGGCCACATGACGGGGCCCGGAGGTGTGCTGGCAGCCGCAGGTGCAGGGGATGCTGCTCACTGCCCGAGCCCCCTCCGCAGCAGTCACACGGGACTCTTCCAggctctggccctgcccctgccgtTCCTTTTCAATCCGACCCACCTTCAGGCCCCAGAGGAcgagccagcccctccctggacCAGTCCTCAGCTACCCAGCCCCACAGCAGTGCCAGCTCCTTGCCTGCCTTTCAGCTCAGGTGCAGGACGGAGCTAAACACCGTCTGCGCTGCTGTTGCAGTGGTGAGGACGATCCCAGGGGAGCAAGAATTCAGGGCAGACGGCAGCACGTGAGGAAGAGAGCAGAGTAACAGGAGTGCATTTTCGTGCAGCGCGCTCCTTGGTCTCAAACACGGATTCCTCACAGCAAAGCGATCATGCCTGTCGCAGCCCTTACATGTGGCATAGCATTCATACAACAGATAGAACAATAGTACCAGTGCAAACAGGCCTGACATTTGGAGATGccagtgtggggtgggggcagatttACACGGATAACTCACTTGACCTATAAACTCATTACAAGCATTTTATATTGGTTCAGTTTGTCAATGTTATCTTATGACCAGAGTTTCTCCCAGAGTGATGTAATAACTCTGTTTTGCAGGCTGCCATTCAACCTTGCCAGGCTGCAAACGCAGTGGTAGTCTTGGCAAACACAGAGCTTCACCCTTCGGGGCATCTGGTGTGCTTTGGCTGACAGGTACTATTTTCTTGGTCTGAGGTATTAATAAAATGTTGGATTTCTCTCCAGGCATAACCCACTTATCCATCCCTGTACCCTAAGCTGTAATTTCCTCCTCTCTTCATTTGCCATTTATCTTTACCCAGATTTTTCTGCCTATGGAGTGGACATCAGGTCTGGCTACTgtgctggtccagatggctggcagCAATACCAGTCTCACAAGTGCCTACCCTCAGCCCCCTTCCACCCTGAGTAGGGTTACCCAGGAGCAGAGCCGGGGGGCTTTCCTGGCTACTAGGAAGCACAGCTCTGCTATCAGTTCTGACCTGGCTACCTGGGGTCAAGGCACCATTCACCTCAGCAGGCGCTTAGGAATTATGGCATAAAGATTTAAGGGTGTGGTTACATCTTCTTGCTTATTTAGTAAAGTTCACTGCTCTGGCACCCTCAGAAGCAGCTGTGTTCCTGGAACCACTGAATGggttaagaaaaaacaaagttgTGGTGGTAAGAACAGAGCAGTGCACTAGCAACCTTTCCCAGACCCCCTTCCCCAGACCCCTGGAGAAGCAGAGGAATCTATCCTCCCTTACCCGCCTCACGTTGAGTGTGAGCACCCGCTCTTGAAGGCATGTAAGTGAGCCCCTCGTGCCTTTAAATCCCATTTTAGACAGCCAATGTTCCCATAGCCCGTTCCAATTTTCTATTAAACCACTGCTCTGAGAGTGACACTCCGTTCCAATAGCCCGTTCCAATTTTCTATTAAACCACTCCATCTGATGGGATGTTTCTCGGCCCATTGCGGAACATCATGGTCGGTAAA
Protein-coding sequences here:
- the LOC118907485 gene encoding ral-GDS-related protein-like gives rise to the protein MGPRASAIMVPGLAEPEPCSDPMSPWDIPGVVSAPVPGPELEPHEPPGLGPVAPAGMAQGLAEPEADPEPTIACVAITRDVPRTKERSILQFPAHLVAEQLTLMCAELYSRIEYGECKAYLDSQPLMEGTELLAPNVQMVIRQFDAMVSLVISSCLGTVTMTAQDRAQVVQFWIRVAEECLALKNFAALCAILLALRSRPIGRLESTWGRVSWKSSRTYKKLKKRDEEANREWLLKEVRALMKQQLWAPRGCQHRKKQGMVPFLGLFLRDVPVNQLPENNDDTFILQEMMIYKYAAGLYDLEPEERFISFLQAVEPLDEEQSYSLSCQLEPPGQGAGRKGLLQFFRPHKM